The following coding sequences lie in one Fusarium poae strain DAOMC 252244 chromosome 1, whole genome shotgun sequence genomic window:
- a CDS encoding hypothetical protein (TransMembrane:4 (i7-27o65-88i500-521o533-557i)~BUSCO:13122at5125~CAZy:GT2_Glyco_trans_2_3) gives MSVFTCLAQRAGGLSMIALSALCYWVVSRDSYLEQQQYSHEQPGGQVAYHSPMSTIGAGSWTYVFAYYCLFVHILVCIFPLRACWTIWKLTQSMKRAARSDSLLDLKKLASRRDSYASASSSETLISSRISTSSSTASEAGDCDPEFYTDGVPGANDNVVHVIIIPNYKEEVDTLRETLDVLASHPQAHYSYDVYLGMEQREDTAESKALGLIQEFVKKFRSIDFTLHPTDIPGEAAGKGSNIGWVARKLSEKYPATTRGNIIVTGIDADSHLSSNYFTILTNMHLSYSATALTTVYSAPMIFDRNAHSVPAVVRVADILWGAAGMSGLYPGSSIAPPTSVYSLPLNLVDRVGGWDCGSEAIGEDLHMYIKCFFALNGNLTSRVIYSPVSQSNVTGGGGLWKDARARYKQALRHMWGALDTGFALCKLVQLWKDRKQTSRAYQPLHYTLSDTNNVAIPETYMNDEQSGHPYVDNGIFSSIQKDTVEQPHWERLFYMMHRLFEAHFLPVHMAILVVASALYVKLTENNNDPRNLAWIFSWCNVIRIYGFFQIAIYVSLYESYHQAGVSSREREMVKAGLADGMDFSRRSLKKNWHDYLAIPIVAPLYGTIPSAQALICQLWDQDLVYTVSKKVTRRQTPAIKVDDMA, from the exons ATGTCGGTATTCACGTGTCTCGCGCAGCGCGCGGGAGGTTTGAGTATGATCGCCCTCAGTGCTCTCTGCTACTGGGTTGTCTCCCGGGACTCGTACCTCGAGCAGCAACAATACAGCCACGAACAGCCCGGTGGCCAAGTCGCATATCACTCTCCAATGTCGACAATAGGCGCAGGCTCTTGGACTTATGTCTTCGCATACTACTGCCTTTTTGTCCACATTCTCGTTTGCATCTTTCCTCTCCGCGCGTGCTGGACAATATGGAAACTCACGCAGTCTATGAAACGAGCGGCGCGTAGTGATTCGTTACTCGATTTGAAGAAACTTGCTTCACGTCGTGATTCATACGCTTCAGCTTCGAGTTCCGAAACTCTTATATCCAGTCGCATCAGCACTAGCTCCTCTACAGCCAGTGAAGCTGGCGATTGCGATCCCGAATTCTACACGGATGGTGTCCCCGGGGCCAACGACAACGTGGTTCATGTTATCATCATTCCAAACTATAAGGAAGAGGTTGACACACTGAGAGAAACACTCGACGTACTGGCATCTCATCCGCAAGCTCACTACTCCTACGAT GTATATCTTGGTATGGAACAACGAGAGGACACCGCCGAGTCAAAAGCTCTCGGTCTGATTCAGGAATTTGTAAAAAAGTTCCGATCTATTGATTTTACTCTTCATCCGACAGATATCCCCGGGGAAGCTGCTGGCAAGGGAAGCAATATTGGATGGGTTGCTCGTAAATTGAGCGAGAAGTACCCAGCAACAACCAGGGGTAACATCATTGTTACTGGTATCGATG CCGACAGTCATCTTTCGTCGAATTACTTTACAATTCTGACAAATATGCACTTGTCGTACTCGGCAACAGCACTGACGACCGTTTATTCGGCTCCTATGATTTTTGATCGAAACGCGCATTCTGTCCCAGCTGTCGTTCGTGTTGCCGATATTTTATGGGGCGCTGCTGGAATGTCTGGCTTGTATCCTGGCTCTTCTATCGCACCACCTACCTCAGTTTACTCCCTTCCACTTAATCTTGTCGATCGAGTTGGCGGGTGGGATTGCGGCAGCGAAGCTATTGGTGAAGATCTGCACATGTATATCAAGTGCTTCTTCGCTCTCAACGGTAACCTGACGAGTCGGGTCATATACAGCCCTGTAAGCCAGAGCAACGTGACTGGTGGTGGCGGCCTTTGGAAAGATGCCCGAGCTCGTTACAAGCAGGCTCTCCGTCACATGTGGGGCGCTCTTGACACGGGTTTCGCTCTTTGTAAACTTGTTCAGCTATGGAAAGATCGGAAGCAAACCAGTCGAGCCTACCAGCCGCTTCATTACACACTCTCAGATACCAACAATGTCGCCATTCCCGAGACTTACATGAATGATGAGCAAAGTGGTCATCCTTACGTCGACAATGGGATATTTTCTAGTATTCAAAAGGATACTGTCGAGCAACCTCATTGGGAGCGCCTCTTCTACATGATGCATCGGCTTTTCGAAGCACATTTTCTCCCAGTCCACATGGCCATTCTGGTTGTTGCTTCGGCGCTGTATGTCAAGCTTACAGAAAACAACAATGACCCAAGGAACCTGGCTTGGATTTTTAGCTGGTGTAACGTTATCCGCATCTATGGTTTCTTCCAGATTGCAATATACGTGTCTTTATACGAGAGTTACCACCAGGCAGGAGTATCAAGTCGCGAGAGGGAAATGGTCAAAGCTGGTCTGGCTGATGGGATGGACTTTTCCAGGCGATCTCTTAAGAAAAACTGGCATGATTACCTTGCCATTCCGATTGTCGCTCCATTATATGGTACCATTCCTAGTGCGCAGGCTCTGATCTGCCAGCTTTGGGATCAGGATCTTGTTTATACCGTGAGCAAGAAGGTGACTAGGCGACAGACACCTGCCATCAAAGTGGACGATATGGCGTAA
- a CDS encoding hypothetical protein (BUSCO:52283at5125), with protein MAIDKIVTDPRLCAVLQIADQARDQASALINLGEQTYSHGPASNEAQDEIFKQQRLLFTTVAHLKGLHRNACLQARETKAQTAESRQEVDRLHLQLQNLYYEQRHLQGEITACDSYDHKYQQLPLIPVEEFLAQHPEHQDDDENTLMVARIDHERAEREGLEQQRQELLKRKQKLIADNKRRKDDLANLDNDLEKFIDAAKPIQKLFEKAP; from the exons ATGGCCATCGATAAAATTGTGACAGACCCGAGGCTCTGCGCTGTCCTGCAGATTGCCGACCAGGCACGCGATCAAGCCAGTGCCCTTATTAACCTTGGCGAACAAACATACAGCCACGGACCTGCATCGAACGAGGCGCAAGATGAGATATTCAAGCAACAAAGGCTCCTTTTCACCACTGTGGCCCATTTGAAAGGACTGCACCGAaatgcctgcctccaagccCGCGAGACAAAGGCTCAGACAGCCGAGTCGCGTCAGGAAGTCGATCGCCTGCACCTCCAACTTCAGAACCTTTACTACGAGCAACGACACCTTCAGGGGGAGATCACTGCCTGTGATTCTTACGA CCACAAATACCAGCAATTGCCTCTGATTCCGGTAGAAGAGTTTCTAGCACAACACCCCGAGCATCAGGATGACGACGAGAACACCTTGATGGTGGCACGCATCGACCACGAACGAGCCGAGCGTGAAGGGCTTGAGCAACAACGGcaggagcttctcaagcgAAAGCAGAAACTCATTGCAGATAACAAAAGGCGAAAGGATGACTTGGCCAACCTTGACAACGATCTCGAGAAGTTTATTGAT GCTGCCAAACCAATCCAGAAACTTTTCGAAAAGGCACCTTGA
- a CDS encoding hypothetical protein (TransMembrane:7 (i260-281o296-315i327-347o359-378i390-411o423-442i463-483o)~BUSCO:20488at5125), producing the protein MSDVTTAITTACAYKARDSDNIATTSGSDIRPDAEPRKRRHSFFIPRRRSIVGHIMDGEEGLLLKVDLFLSELERRLDFIENYVDLSKDSSISRTFSTLQAVRSRCSHASEEVLGAGRRRLHIMVDTLETRYKETLEAAESLNEKAHMGVDLLENMLSDFETRAYKLREQGFANAANAAEAFMDEGRRVANEGIERAIQAAYSLEEHIQQAIVLAKEGRLISYDDLPSPWRNNPHIHKGYRFTESKLDCIRSAFTPSNELFNIWSHALGLVLVLAIALYFYPNTVNFTLSSKSDVFVAGVFFVMACLTLVCSTIWHTMNAVADVDAISIFACVDYTGISLLIAASIMTTEYTAFYCDPLSRYIYMGLTAFLGIGGVILPWHPRFNGADMAWVRVAFYVGLALTGFLPMVQLGWTHGLDFVYDFYSPISKSMLVYLSGAFVYASKIPERWYPGCFDYIGGSHNLWHAAVLGGILFHYTAMQAFFANAFHRAEGGCPSY; encoded by the coding sequence ATGTCCGACGTTACTACCGCCATCACTACGGCCTGTGCGTACAAGGCTCGTGATAGTGATAATATAGCGACCACCTCTGGTTCCGACATTCGACCTGACGCCGAACCCCGAAAGCGACGACACTCTTTCTTCATACCTAGGAGACGATCCATTGTCGGCCATATCATGGATGGCGAAGAgggtcttcttctcaaagtcgacctgTTCCTTTCGGAGCTTGAGCGCCGCCTCGACTTTATCGAGAACTATGTTGACCTCAGCAAAGACTCGAGCATATCGCGCACCTTTTCCACCCTCCAGGCTGTTCGCTCAAGATGCTCCCATGCTTCCGAAGAAGTCCTCGGTGCCGGACGGCGCCGTCTACACATCATGGTCGACACTCTCGAGACAAGGTACAAAGAGACTCTGGAAGCCGCCGAGTCATTGAACGAAAAGGCTCACATGGGCGTCGACTTGCTCGAGAATATGCTTTCTGACTTTGAGACCCGCGCCTACAAGTTGCGCGAGCAAGGTTTCGCAAACGCCGCCAATGCCGCTGAAGCCTTTATGGACGAGGGTCGTCGAGTCGCAAACGAGGGCATTGAGCGCGCCATACAAGCCGCTTACTCTCTCGAGGAACACATTCAACAGGCCATCGTCTTGGCCAAGGAAGGGCGTCTTATTTCTTATGACGACCTCCCCTCTCCTTGGCGGAACAATCCCCACATCCACAAGGGCTATCGCTTCACCGAGTCCAAACTCGACTGTATTCGTTCAGCCTTCACCCCTTCCAACGAACTGTTCAATATTTGGTCTCATGCGCTTGGTCTTGTATTGGTTCTTGCAATTGCGCTCTACTTTTATCCTAACACTGTCAACTTTACACTCAGCAGCAAGTCCGATGTGTTTGTCGCCGGTGTCTTTTTCGTTATGGCTTGCTTGACACTTGTCTGCTCGACAATCTGGCACACCATGAACGCTGTCGCAGATGTGGATGCTATTTCAATTTTCGCATGTGTTGATTATACCGGCATTTCTCTTTTGATCGCCGCTTCAATCATGACAACCGAATACACGGCCTTTTATTGCGACCCTCTTAGCCGTTATATCTACATGGGCTTGACGGCGTTCCTTGGAATTGGTGGCGTCATTCTCCCTTGGCATCCTCGGTTTAATGGTGCCGATATGGCATGGGTTCGTGTCGCCTTCTACGTTGGCCTTGCTTTGACTGGATTCCTTCCCATGGTGCAGCTCGGATGGACTCACGGTCTCGATTTTGTTTACGACTTCTACTCGCCCATCTCCAAGTCGATGCTCGTCTATCTCTCAGGTGCCTTTGTTTACGCTAGCAAGATCCCTGAACGATGGTATCCTGGTTGCTTTGATTACATTGGTGGGAGCCACAACCTATGGCATGCTGCTGTTCTTGGAGGTATCTTGTTCCACTACACGGCCATGCAAGCCTTCTTTGCCAATGCTTTCCACCGAGCGGAAGGTGGCTGCCCTTCCTACTAA
- a CDS encoding hypothetical protein (BUSCO:32949at5125), whose amino-acid sequence MSEPSSNSNLNASFKASTPSLPAPVTTTQLQPPPSPRTHRALRRLQSAHTLGARAREQATPSLISQQRQRDDHRTTNSNGPTSPAKPSPAPPPLSNQNAHRSPQRGRANSDATPPLVHQMNVVTASKRAGSKKPVFSHGHLPLHQIIREGPTDGDFLGALESARWKVIDEGVKSAEDGMSTLRIYVWLVLLDAPILSTDDYLALIHRGASPAYSKIRNDTFRTLTTDPLFRRRVSEASLIRLLNAIAWKLHDTREETRQSRPTSSRASLPGGSSISGRSHSNASTSSPTARNRARALTLTTEGSESGAGATRLEPGTYVQGMNVLAAPFLYAARSEAEAFVAFHSLLTRECPGYIRGAMDGVHRGLALVDKVLAIVDPKLSMYLTAKGLSAEIYAFPSVLTLCACTPPLPEVLRLWDFLFAYGPHLNIVCIVAQLTIMRSQILQSPSPNKVLRSFPQLNADLVKSVTIGIIKKIPDDVYAEIVSHAL is encoded by the exons TCTTCAATCCGCACATACTCTCGGCGCCCGCGCCCGCGAACAGGCCACGCCCTCCCTCATTTCTCAGCAGCGACAGCGCGATGACCATCGCACAACCAACTCCAATGGCCCTACCTCGCCTGCAAAGCCCTCGCCagcgcctcctcctctttcGAATCAAAACGCTCATCGCTCACCCCAGAGAGGTCGTGCCAACAGCGATGCCACTCCACCCCTCGTCCACCAGATGAATGTCGTTACAGCCAGCAAACGTGCCGGGAGTAAGAAGCCCGTCTTTTCGCATGGCCATTTGCCGTTACATCAGATTATACGCGAGGGACCGACTGATGGTGATTTCTTGGGCGCTTTGGAGAGTGCGCGCTGGAAGGTTATTGACGAAGGTGTCAAGAGTGCTGAAGATGGCATG TCAACTTTGAGAATATACGTCTGGCTTGTCCTCCTCGATGCCCCTATCCTATCAACCGACGATTATCTCGCCCTCATCCATCGAGGCGCTTCTCCAGCCTACTCCAAGATCCGCAACGACACATTTCGCACTCTTACGACCGATCCTCTCTTCCGGCGCCGTGTTAGCGAGGCCAGTCTTATTCGACTCCTCAACGCAATCGCATGGAAGCTCCACGATACCCGCGAGGAAACCCGCCAGAGCCGTCCTACCAGCAGCCGCGCTTCACTTCCAGGAGGTAGCAGCATCTCGGGCCGTTCCCACTCAAACGCAAGCACATCCTCTCCTACAGCCCGTAACCGAGCTCGTGCCTTGACGCTTACGACCGAAGGCTCTGAATCTGGCGCTGGCGCTACAAGACTGGAGCCCGGCACGTACGTCCAGGGCATGAACGTCTTGGCAGCTCCTTTCCTCTATGCAGCTCGCAGTGAGGCAGAAGCTTTTGTGGCTTTCCATTCATTGTTAACGCGCGAGTGTCCCGGCTATATCCGTGGTGCTATGGATGGCGTCCATCGAGGTCTCGCTCTGGTAGATAAAGTACTTGCCATTGTAGACCCTAAGCTGAGCATGTATCTCACTGCAAAAGGGCTGTCGGCCGAGATCTACGCTTTCCCCTCTGTCCTGACGTTATGCGCCTGTACACCACCTCTACCCGAAGTCCTGCGATTATGGGACTTTTTGTTTGCCTATGGGCCGCATCTCAACATTGTCTGCATCGTGGCACAACTCACGATTATGCGATCGCAGATTTTGCAATCTCCCAG CCCGAACAAAGTCTTGAGATCATTCCCTCAACTAAATGCGGATCTCGTCAAATCCGTCACTATTGGTATTATCAAGAAGATTCCAGATGATGTTTATGCCGAGATCGTGTCTCACGCTCTCTAA